The Juglans regia cultivar Chandler chromosome 16, Walnut 2.0, whole genome shotgun sequence nucleotide sequence AAGACCACCCAACACCTTgtatgtttgtgtttttaattttttttaataaatcacgtgacAGCACAGCCAAtagtagcatttctcttttattttatgtgtcgTGGCCCGAGGGTTTCAAAGTCACTAATCCATGCTTTTGAATGTTTCTCAAGTAAagtttaatttgtatatttcagttagggtgtaaaaattaattGGGAACCCGGCCCGAACCGGTGGAACCAGTCTGGTTTTGGACCCGTTCCCTTAGTTCCAAAACCAGTCGATACCAATCCAGTCCTAGTTTTATGCTTTATAGGATCGAACAGGACtggttcactatattatatttttaaattaatttttttaatatcgtatataatttttatatataataatttttatataatatataataatataaattataattatttataaggttattataatttataatataaaattttaatcttaaacataataatttatttgatcatatgttttaaatataaaatatatattaacaatattttatagtctaataaattattaacatatttcttttaatagtaATATTGTATACCCTAATATTACTATTAAACTGAAAAACCAAACCCAACCATACTGAAATTGGTAAAATCGAGATaacgatttaaaaaaataaccagtacctaattgattttaaaaaataaaaaactggtACACACCAATTCCatctaaattttgttttaaaacagACCAAATCGATTGCACCCCCTATATTTCAGTTCCAGGTGCCGTGGGACAGCTTTGTCGTAGAGCATACAACATGTATAATCAAAGGCAATAGGACAACTTTGTCGCTCAACCTAAACCTCAACGATCAACCTCGCTCACTCTACTTTATCACTGACCTTTGCAGCTATAACTTTGGTCCCTCTTCTGCGTTCATTTCTTCATCTCAGCAAACCAACCTACACAGAATGGGGTCTCTTCAAAGCCTGATCTCCTTCATAAcccctctcttccttcttctacTGCTCGTTCATCGTGGCGAATCAACTCAGCCTCCGTTTTCCTGTGATTCGTCCAACCCATCAACGAAGTCCTATACTTTCTGCAAAACCTCACTACCCATCACAGAAAGAGTCCGGGACCTTGTCTCCCGCCTCACATTGGATGAGAAAATCTCTCAGCTCGTTAACTCGGCGCCTCCGATCCCCCGGCTCGGCATCCCCGGCTACGAGTGGTGGTCCGAGGCTTTACACGGGGTCGCCAACGCCGGACTCGGCATCACTTTCAATGGCACAATCCCGGCTGCCACAAGCTTCCCTCAAGTCATTCTTACTGCCGCTTCCTTCGATGCCCATCTCTGGTATCGCATCGGCCAGGTGAGTCTGAGTTCTCGTCATGCACTTATACAATTAATTACCGACAATGTTTTTTGATCATTATCTGTGGATATTTGGAATCTAAGGCGATTGGGACAGAAGCCAGAGCAGTGTACAATGCTGGGCAAGCAAAGGGCATGACGTTTTGGGCtccaaacataaatatattcaGGGACCCAAGATGGGGGAGAGGGCAAGAAACACCTGGAGAGGATCCGTTAGTCACAGGAAAATATGCAGTGGCATATGTGAGAGGCGTTCAGGGAGATTCCTACGAGGGTGGGAAGCTCGAGGACGGGCATCATCTTCAAGCTTCGGCTTGCTGCAAGCATTTTACAGCTTACGATTTGGACGACTGGAAGGGCGTGAACCGATTTGTTTTCGATGCTCGTGTAAATCTCCAACTTCAAAGTccctcatatttaatttaatttacagGAACTCatgttttcagtttttgtttcctttcttttatgatttatttatttattttgcctctttggaacataataaataaatataattcaaagatTCCTCCTTGTTTCGAGTACTGCATTTTTCAGAGATATATCATATAAGGCTAATAAGTCAAGCTAGTGGACTGggccattttttccttttttcttttttgggattCTGGTGTGTCTTGGTTTCATATcacttttttgtatttatttatgggTCTCCAATGCTCAGTTGATTACagcaatgattttttcttttcagttagGAAATATATAGAAGCCAATTTCAGATTAAATGTGTCTTTCAATTTAAAAGAGACTTCTGATCTATAAGAGATCATTTTGGAGGAAGAACACGATGCTTAGGACTTACTCTTGATCTTATTAAACAAAACTTCTGATCTTGGTAAAGCTATGGTCAATTTTGCTGAGTATTGAAAGGAGACAAGTCCACcaacaagaaaattaattaatttctctgtAACTGTcgtcttcaaaataatatttattgatgaaaggaatttaattaattcccaCCAACACTCCCCCTTTTCTTACTGTTCAAGAAAGTTTAAAGAGTGAATCTGCTGAACGTTATTTGATTTACAAACCAATGttagaatttaatttataaaatataattttacagaTTAAATTTCTATCATGTCATCATCGTCTTTTATACCTTTCAGGTCACGCAACAAGACTTAGCAGACACATATCAACCTCCATTTGAGAGTTGCATACAAGAAGGTCGAGCCAGTGGGATAATGTGTGCTTACAACCGTGTCAATGGGGTCCCAAGCTGTGCAGATTATAATCTTTTATCCAAAACTGCTAGAGGAAAATGGGGTTTCCAGGggtaaagtaaaaaaaaaaaaaaaacattatttatatGCATAAACCATTACAGCTTTCTTGTGAAAGGTGACATTATACATGCTTTTTGCAGACTAAaaattgctttttctttttctttttctgttggAAATGATCAGATATATCACCTCAGATTGTGATGCGGTCTCTATCATCTATGAAAATCAAGGATATGCTAAAACACCAGAAGATGCAGTTGTAGATGTCCTCAAAGCTGGTACTGTACATGTGGGAACCCCATTATTGTTCTTCCTGTTTAGtttcctttgaaaaatattaatatatttgaaagtatAATTTATGCTATTTCCTGCACATATTATTCGTCTCTTTATTCTCAACTTCTTTGtcggtaagtttttttttttttttttatagagtaggGGTCGAATCCAATACCTTTATTTTAGAGATTTGGGTGCAATTTCTTTAGATTTTAGGTATCGtttaaataatgagataagataaaatttaaaaattgtataaaatattattaaaatattattttaaaaattaaaaaaattaaattatttattatattttatataaaaattaaaaaaaattaaaatataataaaatgtaatgAGATGTTTTCTCCTCGAATTTGTCTGTACCTCTCGGTCTTCGGCCTTGAATTTGGACCATAATTATTAATTGCATGGCCCCACTTACACGGGGTAATTGCCTTTGATTCTAGAGTCAATAATCATCAAGTGGCCGTCACTGTTAGTCCATCTTAGACTCCCAGCAGCAGCCCCTTTAGATGGACTTTCTAGTTTTGAGTGATGATAGGAACAATTTTTCTTGCtgatattatcatataataaaaagcttaattttattattctattattatatgGTAGTACCACCTAATAGACTGTGTATTAGTGAAGATTGGTATTATTATGTAATGAATATTtatactcaaaaaaatattttgtatttgaaagaTGTTTGATAAGAATATATCTAAGAATACCAGAATACATTGTTGCACAAAGAATGCCTGGGTCTACAAGTTTATTTCAGATGGATTTAGTTTCATTCTAAAATTTGATAGGAATTATATTGCACTCAAATACCATTAGACCAGCCAAGAAAAgcaataaatagataaataaattattagatcTATTTATAATCTGACTGGCTTAACgtaatatattgtaaatttttttattgtaaagtaaatttaaaatattatgtaaatatctATATGTAACAAGTATTtctcaacaaataaaaaaacagacaCTGTGAAGTAGTCAATTTTGAACGGTTGCCCGTCTGTACTGTGAACATTATTTTCAGGTATGGATGTGGATTGTGGATCCTACTTGCAGAATCACACTAAGAAAGCTGTAGAGCAGAAAAAATTACGTGTATCTGAAATAGACAGAGCGCTTCACAACATTTTCTCTGTCAGAATGAGGCTAGGATTGTTTGATGGCAATCCAGTTCAGCAGCCTTTTGGCAACATCGGTCCAGACAAAGTTTGTAGCATAGAGCACCAGGATCTAGCCCTTGAAGCCGCTCGAAATGGCATTGTCCTGTTAAAGAACTCTGACAGACTGCTCCCACTGTCACAAACAACAACCTTGTCCCTTGCTGTAATAGGCCCCAATGCAGATTCTTCTAAAACACTTCTGGGAAACTATGCAGGCATTCCATGCAAATCTGTTACCCCGCTGGAAGGATTGCAGAGATACGTCAAAAACGTAATCCACCACCCGGGTTGCAATGCAGTGAACTGTTCTTCAGCTGCAATTGAAGAAGCAGTCAAAATAGCCAAGGGGGTGAATTATGTGGTTTTGATTATGGGACTGGACCAAACTCAAGAGAGGGAGTCCCATGATCGTTTGCATTTAGTGCTTCCTGGAAAACAACAGGAACTTATCACCAGTGTTGCAAGAGCAGCCAAGAAACCTGTTGTTCTGGTTCTTCTTTCTGGAGGTCCAGTTGATATATCTTCAGCCAAGCGTGACAAAAAAATTGGAAGCATCTTGTGGGCTGGTTATCCAGGCGAGTCTGGAGGAACTGCTCTTGCAGAAATTATCTTCGGTGACCATAACCCAGGTGGGCAATTTACACTTggatcataaataaattttgcaactaaaagattgagagagagagacaacagGAACTGTTTATTTCGTTTAAGCACAGGTTTGATAATATTATACTTCATTTTTGCATGCAGGAGGAAGATTGCCAGTGACATGGTATCCTGAAGAGTTCGTAAAAATACCAATGACAGACATGAGGATGAGGTCAGAACCATCATCAGGCTATCCTGGGCGTACATACCGTTTCTACAAAGGTGAAAAGGTGTTTGAGTTCGGTTATGGCCTCAGCTACTCAAACTATGCTTACAACTTCTCGTCTGATAGACAAAGGAAGTTTCATTTCCAGTTGAATCAACCATCAAAGGCTACACAGACACCAGAAGCCAAGTTGGTTTCAGAGCTGGGGGAGGAACTCTGTGAGAGGAAGAAGTTCTTGGTCACCATTggcataaaaaataatggaaagatGGCTGGAAAGCATCCGGTATTGCTATTTACAAGGAAGAAAAAACCTAGCAATGGGAGTCCAGTTAAACAGCTGGTTGGTTTCCAGAGTGTAAAGCTAAATGCTGGGGAAAGTGCTGAAGTTGGATTTGTGTTAAGTCCCTGTGAACACCTTTCCAGAGCCAATGAAGTTGGCTTGATGGTGATTGAGCCAGGACTACATTTCTTGGTTGTAGGTGATGAAGAGTACCCGGTTTCCATCTCCGTTTGAAATTGAGGTACCCGCTTATGATCAATAACTGCTGTAACACTAAGTTGTAGCCATTTCAGTTCTTTGCTTGAAACTGAACCTGAAAAACTCAAACTGAATGAGATGCAGATACAAATTATAAGGAATTTCATCTGATTTGATTCAGTATTGCCTTAAGCAAAAGGCAAAAGTCCATTTCATTTTGTATTGTGCAGGTGCTCTAAG carries:
- the LOC109012464 gene encoding probable beta-D-xylosidase 7, with amino-acid sequence MGSLQSLISFITPLFLLLLLVHRGESTQPPFSCDSSNPSTKSYTFCKTSLPITERVRDLVSRLTLDEKISQLVNSAPPIPRLGIPGYEWWSEALHGVANAGLGITFNGTIPAATSFPQVILTAASFDAHLWYRIGQAIGTEARAVYNAGQAKGMTFWAPNINIFRDPRWGRGQETPGEDPLVTGKYAVAYVRGVQGDSYEGGKLEDGHHLQASACCKHFTAYDLDDWKGVNRFVFDARVTQQDLADTYQPPFESCIQEGRASGIMCAYNRVNGVPSCADYNLLSKTARGKWGFQGYITSDCDAVSIIYENQGYAKTPEDAVVDVLKAGMDVDCGSYLQNHTKKAVEQKKLRVSEIDRALHNIFSVRMRLGLFDGNPVQQPFGNIGPDKVCSIEHQDLALEAARNGIVLLKNSDRLLPLSQTTTLSLAVIGPNADSSKTLLGNYAGIPCKSVTPLEGLQRYVKNVIHHPGCNAVNCSSAAIEEAVKIAKGVNYVVLIMGLDQTQERESHDRLHLVLPGKQQELITSVARAAKKPVVLVLLSGGPVDISSAKRDKKIGSILWAGYPGESGGTALAEIIFGDHNPGGRLPVTWYPEEFVKIPMTDMRMRSEPSSGYPGRTYRFYKGEKVFEFGYGLSYSNYAYNFSSDRQRKFHFQLNQPSKATQTPEAKLVSELGEELCERKKFLVTIGIKNNGKMAGKHPVLLFTRKKKPSNGSPVKQLVGFQSVKLNAGESAEVGFVLSPCEHLSRANEVGLMVIEPGLHFLVVGDEEYPVSISV